GCGCTTCGTGGCCCGCACCCTCGCCGAGGGCCCCCGCCTGCTGTCTCTCGACCGCAAGGACCGCAGCGACTTCCTGCGCTACTTCTACCGCCGCTACGAAGGTGCATCCGTCGAGCAGCTCGCCGAGGACAGCCAGGAGATGTTCAGCGCGCTGATCCTCTCGAAGTCGTTCCCCGCCGCCATCCGCCGGGTGCGCGAGCACCGCCGCCTCGGCCACCGCACCGTGCTGATCACCGGAGCGCTCGACTTCGTGATCGAGCCCTTGCGGCCGCTGTTCGACGACATCGTCTGCGCCGAGCTGTCCCAGAAGCGGGGCAAGTACACGGGCGAGCTCATCGACGTGCCCCCCACCGGCGAGACCCGCGCCCAGGCAATGGCCAGCTACGCCGCCGCCGAGGGGCTGTCGCTGAAGGAGTCGGTGGCCTACGCCGACTCCGCCAGCGACCTGCCCATGCTCGAGGCCGTCGGCTTTCCCGTGGCGGTCAACCCCGAGACCCGCCTCGCTGCCCTCGCGCGCAAGCGGGGCTGGCTGGTCGAGCACTTCGACAAGGCCCCCGGCGGGCCCCGGCCCCCGCTGCCCCTCGCCCGCCGCCGCGGCGCCACCGGCCCGGGCCTGCTCGAGTCGATCATGAACAAGGAGCCGTCGGCCTCCTCGTCCGGCGCGAAGACCGGGAAGGGCCGGCGATGAAGGCCCTGGTGTTCGAGCGGGACGTGCCCCGCTTCGCCGCCGCCAAGGTCGCCGGCGGGATCCTGCCGGGTCGCGGCGTGCGCGTCGGCCCGCTCCAGCTCGACGACGTCGACCCGCCCGAGCTGCCCGGCCCCGACTGGGTCGTGGTGCGCCCCCGCCTCGCCGGCATCTGCGGATCCGACCTCGCCACCATCGACGGCGCCTCCTCCCGCTACTTCGAGCCCATCGTCTCGTTCCCGTTCGTCCCCGGCCACGAGGTGGTCGGCGAGCTCGACGACGGCACCCGCGTGGTGCTCGAGCCGGTGCTCGGCTGCGTCACCCGGGGCATCGACCCGGTGTGCGACGCCTGTGCCCGCGGCGACCTCGGCAACTGCGAGCGCATCGCCTTCGGTCGCCTCGAGCCCGGGCTCCAGACGGGCTTCTGCTGCGACACCGGCGGCGGCTGGTCCACCTTCATGGTCGCCCACCGCAGCCAGCTCCACGAGGTGCCCGACGCCATGAGCGACGAGGCCGCAGTCATGGTCGAGCCCGCCGCCTGCGCCATCCACGCCGCGCTGGCCGCCCACGCCGGCCCCGACGACACCGTCGCCGTGCTCGGCGCCGGCACGCTCGGCCTGCTCACCGTCGCCGCCCTGCGCCGTTGGTCCCCGCCTGCGCAGCTGCTGGCCACCGCCAAGCACCCCGACCAGAAGGCGCTGGCCAAGGCCATGGGCGCCGACCGCGTGGCCGAGCCGGGCGAGGTCCGTCGGGCCGTGCGCCGCCTCGCCGGCACCCTGGCCATCAGCCGGGGCGACGACGAGGGCGACATCGAGCGCCTCACCGGCGGCGCCGACGTCGTCGTCGACTGCGTCGGCAGCGCCGAGAGCCTCACCGATGCACTCGCCATCGTGCGACCCCGCGGCCGCGTCATCGTGGCCGGCATGCCCGGCCAGGTGTCGCTCGACCTCACCGGTCTCTGGCACCGCGAGATCGAGCTCGTGGGCGCCTACACCTACGGCACCGAGACGCTGCCCGGGGGCGAGCGCCGGCGCACGTTCGACCTGGCCTTCGAGCTGGCCGCCGAGGCCGATCTCGGCCGCCTGGTGTCGGCCACCTATCCCCTTCGCCGCTACCGCGACGCCATCGAGCACGCTGCCGGCGCCGGCGCCCGCGGCGCCGTGAAGGTCGCCTTCGACCTCCGAGACGAGAAGGAACGCAACCCATGACCTCCGTGAAGAGGAGCGCCTCGTGAACCCCCGTCCGGGCTTCGTGCTGGAGGTCGACAAGTCGACCCCGCCGATCCTGTTCCACCACGGTGAGGGCTTCCGCCTCGAGCGCCTGCCCGCCGGCCGCTCGCGGGTCATCTACGCCGCCGAGCCCCTCAAGGCCCTGAAGGACCCCGACGGCGCCATCCGCGACGCCCTCGAGCACCCCATCGACAAAGAGCCGCTCCGCGCCCTGCTGTTCCCGGGCATGAAGCTCACCATCGCGTTCGACGACATCTCGCTGCCCCTGCCGCAGATGCGCCGGCCCGACATCCGCCAGCGGGTCATCGAGGCGGT
This Acidimicrobiales bacterium DNA region includes the following protein-coding sequences:
- a CDS encoding zinc-binding dehydrogenase; protein product: MKALVFERDVPRFAAAKVAGGILPGRGVRVGPLQLDDVDPPELPGPDWVVVRPRLAGICGSDLATIDGASSRYFEPIVSFPFVPGHEVVGELDDGTRVVLEPVLGCVTRGIDPVCDACARGDLGNCERIAFGRLEPGLQTGFCCDTGGGWSTFMVAHRSQLHEVPDAMSDEAAVMVEPAACAIHAALAAHAGPDDTVAVLGAGTLGLLTVAALRRWSPPAQLLATAKHPDQKALAKAMGADRVAEPGEVRRAVRRLAGTLAISRGDDEGDIERLTGGADVVVDCVGSAESLTDALAIVRPRGRVIVAGMPGQVSLDLTGLWHREIELVGAYTYGTETLPGGERRRTFDLAFELAAEADLGRLVSATYPLRRYRDAIEHAAGAGARGAVKVAFDLRDEKERNP